The Pacificitalea manganoxidans genome contains a region encoding:
- a CDS encoding ZIP family metal transporter, with protein sequence MENLSPIMLGFLGSLAAGSLTAVGAAPVLFGRIPSRATRDLSLGFAAGVMLSASFFSLIIPALDAAEPMFENGAMPAAIVCVSILLGMGAVALMNEKLPHEHFKTGREGPEAASLRRVWLFIIAITIHNFPEGLAVGVGFGSGGMEGGLPLAIGIGLQNAPEGLAVAVSLLGEGYPKLRAWGIAALTGMVEPIGGLLGAGIITLSEPLLPWGLAFAAGAMLYVISHEIIPETHRSGHQNRATLGLAVGLVLMLFLDVWLG encoded by the coding sequence ATGGAAAATCTGTCCCCGATAATGCTCGGCTTTCTCGGAAGTCTCGCTGCCGGTTCGCTCACGGCAGTCGGAGCAGCTCCCGTGCTGTTCGGGCGCATCCCGTCCCGGGCCACGCGCGATCTGTCGCTCGGCTTCGCTGCCGGTGTCATGCTGTCAGCCTCGTTCTTTTCGCTGATCATCCCGGCATTAGATGCCGCAGAGCCGATGTTCGAGAACGGCGCGATGCCTGCGGCCATCGTATGCGTCTCGATCCTTCTGGGCATGGGGGCTGTCGCCCTGATGAACGAAAAGCTGCCGCACGAGCATTTCAAGACGGGACGCGAAGGGCCCGAAGCGGCGTCATTGCGGCGGGTCTGGCTGTTCATCATCGCGATCACGATCCACAACTTTCCCGAGGGTCTCGCGGTCGGGGTCGGGTTCGGTTCCGGTGGCATGGAAGGTGGCCTCCCACTCGCCATCGGCATCGGCTTGCAGAACGCGCCCGAAGGATTGGCCGTCGCGGTGTCGCTGCTGGGCGAGGGATATCCGAAGCTGCGCGCCTGGGGCATTGCGGCGCTGACTGGCATGGTCGAGCCGATTGGCGGTCTGCTCGGGGCCGGCATCATCACACTGTCGGAACCGCTGCTTCCATGGGGTCTGGCCTTTGCCGCGGGCGCAATGCTCTACGTCATTAGCCACGAAATCATCCCCGAAACCCATCGCAGCGGCCATCAGAACAGGGCGACGCTCGGTCTCGCAGTCGGGCTCGTTCTGATGCTGTTCCTTGATGTCTGGTTGGGATGA
- a CDS encoding DUF411 domain-containing protein, which yields MRRMTQALAITLALFPAAQALAEATAIDVRKTNGCGCCLSWINHLEENGFVPTGQDMFGGSLVRFKLDNGVPQRMVSCHTALIEGYVIEGHVPAADIRRLLDERPDAVGLAVPGMPYGSPGMGPEDDREAYDVFLIREDGSTEIFSSYAEG from the coding sequence ATGAGACGCATGACCCAAGCTCTTGCTATCACGCTCGCCCTTTTCCCGGCGGCCCAGGCCCTCGCAGAGGCAACGGCGATCGATGTCCGCAAGACGAACGGATGCGGCTGCTGCCTCTCGTGGATCAACCACCTCGAAGAGAACGGTTTTGTTCCGACCGGCCAGGACATGTTCGGTGGGTCGCTGGTTCGCTTCAAGCTCGACAACGGCGTGCCGCAGCGCATGGTCTCCTGCCACACCGCGCTAATCGAGGGCTACGTGATCGAAGGCCATGTCCCGGCCGCTGACATCCGCCGCCTTCTCGATGAGCGCCCGGACGCAGTCGGTCTCGCCGTGCCTGGGATGCCCTATGGCTCGCCCGGTATGGGGCCTGAAGATGACCGCGAAGCCTATGATGTCTTCCTCATCCGCGAGGACGGGTCGACGGAAATCTTTTCGAGCTACGCCGAAGGATAA
- a CDS encoding M23 family metallopeptidase — translation MRLRTLAACVAIAGTVSGAAIAISDFTSKEPVPPELAQAGNWMPQGPEAPQNVDIPVTLPVTLPVTLPVTAWAEDAPDVGPLPLLQVAFADVPVRAIEPPLSTWSRDIAPGETLDFLLSEAGLAAPERAEVALALGAEYDLRRLRPGHSVTVVSTMDGSPRTVSLAVEDGVRIEVLFGEQLSTQVLAPDPEIVTLAGEAVIDSSIFAALDEAGIPARFSVDLAQMLGGTVDFRREMAGGETLRLLWREARVGEDRIGQPDLAFAALEIGGSLYEIVWPDDGSGQATIYVDGEVLRVFAQPVEGARLSSVFGRRTHPVFGNVRMHTGVDFAAARGTQVQSTAPGRVSFIGWRGGYGRVVEISHGSDTMTRYAHLSAVPEDLAQGQRVAAGDVIGRVGATGTATGPNLHYEVLVDGRPTDPLSDDRLAQAAESEADDTAALLRLAKARALLNENLGSEIAETTTERL, via the coding sequence ATGAGACTCAGAACTTTGGCGGCTTGTGTCGCAATTGCGGGGACGGTTTCGGGAGCGGCTATCGCCATCTCTGATTTCACGTCGAAAGAACCCGTGCCGCCGGAACTTGCCCAGGCAGGTAATTGGATGCCCCAAGGTCCTGAAGCCCCCCAGAACGTTGACATCCCCGTGACGCTGCCCGTGACGCTGCCCGTGACGCTGCCCGTGACGGCATGGGCAGAAGATGCACCCGACGTCGGCCCCCTACCCCTTCTGCAGGTCGCGTTTGCCGACGTGCCGGTACGGGCGATCGAGCCACCGCTGTCGACGTGGTCGCGCGACATTGCGCCTGGCGAGACGCTCGATTTCTTGCTGTCCGAAGCCGGTCTTGCGGCACCTGAAAGAGCCGAAGTTGCCCTCGCGCTTGGCGCGGAATACGATCTGCGACGGCTGCGGCCGGGGCATTCGGTCACTGTTGTCTCGACCATGGACGGCAGCCCCCGCACCGTCTCGCTCGCCGTCGAGGACGGGGTGCGAATCGAGGTGCTTTTCGGCGAGCAGTTGTCCACCCAGGTCTTAGCTCCGGACCCGGAGATCGTAACCCTTGCCGGCGAAGCCGTAATCGACAGCTCGATCTTCGCGGCACTCGACGAAGCCGGCATACCCGCCCGTTTTTCCGTGGACCTTGCGCAGATGCTGGGTGGGACCGTGGATTTCCGCCGCGAGATGGCCGGTGGCGAGACACTAAGGCTTCTCTGGCGCGAGGCGCGGGTGGGCGAGGACAGGATCGGACAACCCGATCTTGCCTTCGCCGCATTGGAGATCGGCGGTTCGCTTTACGAGATCGTATGGCCGGACGACGGCAGCGGTCAGGCGACGATCTACGTCGATGGCGAGGTGCTGCGCGTCTTCGCACAGCCGGTCGAGGGTGCGCGCCTCAGCTCGGTGTTCGGACGCCGCACGCATCCGGTCTTTGGCAACGTCCGGATGCACACCGGCGTCGATTTCGCAGCGGCACGTGGGACACAAGTTCAATCGACGGCACCGGGGCGGGTTAGCTTCATCGGCTGGCGCGGTGGCTATGGTCGCGTGGTCGAAATCTCGCACGGCTCCGACACCATGACGCGCTACGCGCATCTGAGCGCCGTGCCGGAAGACCTGGCACAAGGCCAACGCGTTGCGGCGGGAGATGTGATCGGCCGCGTCGGCGCGACTGGCACAGCGACGGGTCCGAACCTGCACTACGAAGTCCTCGTGGATGGGCGCCCCACTGATCCCCTCTCTGACGACCGACTTGCCCAAGCGGCTGAGAGCGAAGCGGATGATACTGCCGCGCTATTGCGTCTGGCCAAGGCGCGCGCGCTTCTGAATGAAAACCTCGGCAGCGAGATTGCCGAAACGACAACCGAAAGGCTCTGA
- a CDS encoding SCO family protein, which yields MRRRAILGYGAAGVGAVALMLFVGWWQVDGPGGPEPIGQRPVALTAMDFRLTDHEGNAVGPETLIGRPTMAFFGFTYCPDVCPTTLSDISGWLDDLGDGADEMNVAFITVDPERDTVETMAEYVGYFHPAIRGWTGPEEQIARVADGFRATYERVPTESGDYTMNHTASVFLFAASGRFVTMIDYHEPREFAVPKIRRALEEEMEGAT from the coding sequence ATGCGGCGACGGGCGATCCTGGGGTATGGTGCGGCTGGTGTCGGGGCGGTCGCCCTGATGCTCTTCGTCGGTTGGTGGCAGGTCGATGGCCCCGGTGGACCTGAGCCTATCGGGCAGCGGCCTGTGGCTCTGACCGCGATGGATTTTCGTCTGACGGATCATGAGGGCAACGCGGTCGGGCCGGAAACCCTGATCGGGCGACCGACGATGGCGTTCTTCGGCTTCACCTACTGTCCCGATGTCTGCCCGACCACGCTCTCGGACATTTCGGGATGGCTCGACGATCTGGGAGACGGGGCCGACGAGATGAACGTGGCTTTCATCACGGTCGATCCCGAGCGCGACACTGTCGAAACGATGGCCGAATATGTCGGCTACTTCCATCCGGCGATCCGCGGCTGGACGGGGCCCGAGGAGCAGATAGCGCGCGTCGCGGACGGCTTCCGTGCCACCTACGAGCGGGTGCCGACGGAGAGCGGCGATTACACGATGAACCACACCGCGAGCGTCTTCCTGTTCGCAGCCTCTGGGCGGTTCGTCACCATGATCGACTATCACGAACCCAGAGAATTCGCGGTGCCGAAAATTCGCCGCGCGCTGGAAGAAGAAATGGAGGGGGCCACATGA